A stretch of DNA from Synechococcus sp. JA-3-3Ab:
TGCCCGGGCAGAGGCCTTTTGGAGCCAATTGTTGCAGCGCCAGCCCGACAACCCGGCCCTGTGGAGCAACCGAGGCAACGCCCGCGTCAGCCAGAACCGCTTGCAGGAGGCTTTGGAGGACTATGCTGAGGCCATTCGCCTGGCTCCCAACGCACCAGATCCCTATCTAAATCGGGGGACGGCTTTGGAGGGGCTAGGGCGCTGGCAGGAGGCCATTGCCGATTACGAGCGGGTGTTGCAGTTGGATCCCAACGATGCGGCAGCCTACAACAACCGGGGCAATGCCGAGGCAGCGCTGGGAGAGTGGCAGCAGGCCCTGGCCGATTACCGTCGCGCCACGGAGCTGGCTCCTGACTACGCCTTTGCCCAGGCCAACTACGCCCTCTGCCTTTATCAGGTGGGAGAAACGGAAGCTGCCTTGCGCCTGATGCGGGCTTTGGTGCGCAAGTACCCGAAGTTCCCGGATATGCGGGCTGCCCTCAGCGCTGTTCTTTGGGTGCAAGGCCGGCAGGGAGAAGCAGAAAGCCAATGGGTGGCTGTGCAAGGGCTGGATCCCCGCTATGCCGACCTGGAGTGGGTGAAAACCGTCCGTCGTTGGCCACCGGCGATGGTGGCAGCCCTGGAGCGCTTCCTTTCTCTGCGTTGAAGAGCCGTCAGCAGACTCCCCTGCAACTCTGGATCGCAGCAATTCTTAATCTCATCTCAATTGAGAGGAGACATCGATCCTAGAAAGGAAAAGCCCCCACGACTCCCTCAAAAGAGGAAACGGGGCGGGCGCAGTGCCTCAGTCTAAATCGAAATAACAACATTGCCATCTTTGAGTTATGGTTTCGGACTTGGCTCTGCGCATTGGCGAAGCGGTTGCTAGGGATCCCCGCAGCCAGAGGCTCAGGTTGCAGCCTGTCTGGGGGGGCGGGGATTGCCTAAATTGGGATCAGGACAACTGAGGATCCCGGCAGCCAGCTCAACCCAAGCCCAAGAGAACGCGAAGGGATCCCGACGGTTTCGATAGACTGTGAGAGGGACAGTGTAAAAAATTGCTTCCTCGAGCTTCCTCCCGCTCTGCTGTGTTTCAGTTCTATCGCGGCGTGTGGTACTGACGTGAGTGCAATGGCCTTTTTCTCTCGCTATTCTTTCCTCTCTCCTGGTTGGAGGAGGGCACTACGAGCTCAGGGGAGCTGGGCAGGGCTGTTGCTCATGGCTCTACAGCTTGGGCAGCCCGCCGTGGCTCAGACAGAGACCCAAGTTTGGAGTGGCACTGGCCAGATCTTGAGCGGTCAGGGGCAAGGGGCCACGGTGCAACTAGTTCTGGAAACCGGTGGCGGACGCATTTGGACGCAGTCGGGGCCGGCGTTGGATGCGCCCTTTTCCGGCGGGCAGATTTCGGTTACCAGCGGCGACGGCACCTGGCAGATCCAACCGCAAGGGGATCAGTTGCTGGTGACCTTTTACCGCGGCGAGCAGATCATCCGCTGGCAACTGCGCCCCGTCGGCGAGGTTCCAGCCTCTTCTCCTCCTGTGCCATCCAGCTCCTTGATCGGCGACACCGCCCAACCGCTGGCTCTGCCTGTGCAAGAGCTGGTCGTTCCCATCCAGAATTTGCCTAACAATCGCTGAGGGATCCCGCGGGCAGGTCTCCCGGTTCAGACATAAGTAAACTACCCGGCTCCGACCGCCCCCCTTCCAGCCCCCTGCCCCTGCCCCCCACTCCCCCCGTATACGGAGGGGATTGAGGGGGGCTGGGCGGGGGGATATAGGGGGGTACAGGGCGGGTCTCCTGCGGTTTCTAGATGAAGGGATTAGGGGTGCTCCTGCTTTGCCTGTTGCCAGAGGGCCTCTAACTCCGCGAGGGTGAGTCTTTGGAGAGG
This window harbors:
- a CDS encoding tetratricopeptide repeat protein, whose product is MKARVSPLLAALLLVLLWLGIPLGSESANGAAAASAKIDPEIDRLFEEAFAATNRGDFARAEAFWSQLLQRQPDNPALWSNRGNARVSQNRLQEALEDYAEAIRLAPNAPDPYLNRGTALEGLGRWQEAIADYERVLQLDPNDAAAYNNRGNAEAALGEWQQALADYRRATELAPDYAFAQANYALCLYQVGETEAALRLMRALVRKYPKFPDMRAALSAVLWVQGRQGEAESQWVAVQGLDPRYADLEWVKTVRRWPPAMVAALERFLSLR